One window from the genome of Bacilli bacterium encodes:
- a CDS encoding FtsX-like permease family protein, giving the protein MGKNRLLTSTKREIFSSFRRFISLLIMSLLGVGTFVGLKATSPDMLTSLDNFFDQHQTYDLHLQATYGFNDESVLLLKALPEIDNVEGSKYYDGLSLINEKQFVIRTISLPEEINNLDLIAGRLPENENEIVIEKRYLTDNNLLLGDSITLDNEQSILKNSDFIIVGEVMSPLYIGTALGSGSRGNTNVGAGIVNYYSFIAKNNFNYSTYTDLYMTVDKAKQKVTSSSAYLDLIAKAKNSVLQILDQSTENHSSAVNESTIDNTNTFSNNIIKIYDREDDATYSDYIGSSRSIDNLSKVFPTVFYIVAILISLISMARMVEDNRLEIGTLKSLGFSNAHIMGKYVTYSGLATLLGGLIGSTLGFYIIPLLIWNIYTIIFSIPHFVFTYQMTYVGMGIAIALACIVGSSIYSVGKTIRENPSQLMRPKAPKPGKRIFLEKLPFIWKHLKFSNKITIRNIGRYKKRVVATIIGIMGCTALMLSGFGLRDAIIDIASTNYGQIFTYDQVVLVQSGISDEELNQTFSDPAITDFLPVDMVPATVDDYEVNVFVPSTDLATMVNLRDVDTKNTIFLQNNAVVITDKLAALAKISAGNEISIVDTNNVAHTLKVSAIAENYVGHLIYMNKATFESNFTAFSANTIYVKTLPLSSEAQSELALSLLAHSKVMTVTSISSLIKSVENTLQSLNNVVLILLILSAMLSFVVMFNLTNINISERKRELATLKVLGFNNREVDNYINKELILLTLGGIALGLVMGYFLTDLIVNTVEIERIRFIHHIKPLSFIYSGLMSVIFAIIVIFIAHHILKKINMIESLKSVE; this is encoded by the coding sequence ATGGGAAAGAATCGCTTACTCACTTCAACTAAACGCGAAATTTTCTCCTCTTTTCGCCGTTTCATCTCGCTATTAATCATGAGTTTACTCGGGGTGGGAACCTTTGTCGGATTAAAGGCCACTAGCCCGGATATGCTCACTTCGTTGGATAATTTTTTTGACCAACACCAGACCTACGATCTTCATCTTCAAGCCACCTACGGGTTTAACGATGAGTCTGTTTTACTATTAAAAGCCCTACCTGAAATCGACAATGTTGAGGGAAGCAAGTATTATGACGGCCTTTCGCTAATTAATGAAAAGCAATTTGTTATCCGAACTATTTCGCTACCGGAAGAAATTAATAACCTTGATTTGATTGCTGGGCGATTGCCGGAAAACGAGAATGAGATTGTTATTGAAAAACGTTATTTAACGGATAATAATTTACTGCTCGGCGACTCCATTACGCTTGATAACGAGCAGAGTATTTTAAAAAATAGTGATTTTATAATCGTGGGGGAAGTCATGTCTCCTCTTTATATTGGAACTGCTCTAGGAAGCGGCTCCCGTGGCAACACCAATGTTGGTGCAGGTATCGTCAACTATTACTCATTTATTGCTAAAAACAATTTTAACTATTCTACTTATACTGATCTATATATGACTGTCGATAAAGCAAAACAAAAAGTTACATCAAGTTCTGCTTATCTTGACTTGATTGCAAAAGCCAAAAATTCGGTTTTGCAAATTTTGGATCAATCGACGGAAAACCACTCATCGGCTGTAAATGAATCGACGATTGACAACACGAATACCTTTTCAAATAACATCATAAAAATATATGATCGGGAAGATGATGCCACTTATAGTGACTACATCGGCTCCAGCCGAAGCATCGATAATCTTTCTAAGGTTTTTCCAACTGTTTTCTATATTGTCGCCATTCTTATTAGTTTAATTTCGATGGCACGGATGGTTGAAGACAATCGCTTAGAAATCGGAACTTTAAAGTCGCTGGGTTTTTCTAACGCCCACATTATGGGAAAATATGTCACATATAGCGGGTTGGCAACTCTATTGGGGGGATTAATCGGATCAACTCTCGGTTTTTACATTATCCCCTTACTAATTTGGAATATTTATACAATTATTTTTTCCATTCCTCACTTCGTTTTTACCTACCAAATGACCTATGTCGGCATGGGCATAGCCATCGCTTTAGCGTGTATCGTTGGCTCCTCCATTTATTCGGTCGGCAAAACAATCCGGGAAAACCCATCGCAGTTAATGCGCCCCAAAGCCCCCAAACCAGGAAAGCGTATTTTTTTAGAAAAACTGCCCTTTATTTGGAAGCATTTAAAGTTTTCAAACAAAATTACCATACGTAATATCGGCCGCTATAAGAAAAGGGTTGTCGCCACGATAATTGGTATCATGGGATGTACAGCCCTAATGCTATCGGGATTTGGACTTCGCGATGCCATCATCGATATCGCTAGCACCAACTATGGTCAAATATTTACCTATGATCAGGTCGTTTTGGTTCAAAGTGGCATTAGTGACGAAGAACTCAACCAAACTTTTTCTGATCCGGCGATTACTGATTTTTTACCTGTCGATATGGTGCCTGCTACTGTTGATGACTATGAAGTTAACGTTTTTGTTCCCAGCACTGATTTGGCAACTATGGTAAATCTACGCGATGTTGATACGAAAAATACTATTTTTCTTCAAAATAATGCGGTGGTTATCACCGACAAGTTAGCCGCCCTAGCAAAGATAAGTGCGGGTAATGAGATATCCATCGTTGACACGAATAATGTTGCCCATACCTTAAAAGTTTCCGCCATTGCCGAAAATTACGTTGGCCATTTGATTTATATGAATAAGGCAACTTTTGAAAGCAACTTTACGGCTTTTAGCGCCAATACCATTTACGTAAAAACGCTTCCTTTATCGAGTGAAGCTCAATCCGAATTGGCGCTGTCGCTTTTAGCCCATAGTAAAGTGATGACGGTTACTTCTATCAGTTCCTTAATTAAGTCCGTGGAAAACACTTTGCAATCCCTTAATAATGTTGTCCTTATTTTGCTCATTCTTTCCGCAATGCTGTCATTTGTTGTCATGTTTAACCTTACAAATATCAATATCAGTGAGAGAAAACGCGAACTGGCTACGTTGAAAGTGCTGGGCTTTAACAATCGGGAAGTAGATAACTATATCAATAAAGAACTAATTCTCTTGACCCTAGGGGGAATTGCTCTTGGACTGGTGATGGGCTACTTTTTAACTGATCTTATTGTCAATACGGTGGAAATCGAGCGCATCCGTTTCATTCATCACATAAAACCACTTAGTTTTATTTACTCGGGACTGATGTCGGTAATCTTTGCCATCATCGTAATTTTTATCGCTCATCACATCTTAAAAAAAATCAATATGATTGAGTCCTTGAAAAGCGTAGAATAG
- the rdgB gene encoding RdgB/HAM1 family non-canonical purine NTP pyrophosphatase — MKKIVLATGNKNKIKEYQNLFSSLEYEFISSEDIGLSLDAVIEDGLDFKQNALIKARAIASQVDYPVIADDSGITVNALYGFPGIFSHRFMENYSYREKNRVIMHMLEDCSDRRAAFHCAIALVYADREFVFEGVAKGEITHHESGGDGFGYDPIFFSYQLNKTFAEASLNEKNAFSHRAKASKKLFEFLKKNKDII; from the coding sequence ATGAAAAAAATTGTTTTGGCTACCGGTAACAAAAACAAAATAAAAGAATACCAAAATCTTTTTTCGAGTTTGGAATATGAGTTTATTTCCTCTGAAGACATCGGACTCTCCTTAGATGCCGTGATTGAGGATGGACTGGATTTTAAGCAGAATGCGCTTATAAAAGCCCGCGCCATCGCTTCTCAAGTTGACTATCCGGTTATCGCCGATGATTCCGGTATTACCGTTAATGCGCTTTACGGTTTCCCTGGTATCTTTTCCCATCGCTTTATGGAAAATTATTCGTATCGCGAGAAAAACCGGGTCATAATGCATATGCTGGAGGACTGCAGTGATCGCCGCGCCGCATTTCATTGTGCGATAGCGCTTGTTTACGCGGACAGAGAGTTTGTTTTTGAAGGGGTTGCTAAAGGTGAAATTACCCACCATGAATCTGGCGGTGACGGCTTCGGATATGACCCGATTTTTTTCTCTTACCAACTGAATAAAACCTTTGCTGAAGCCTCATTAAATGAAAAAAACGCTTTTTCTCATCGAGCAAAAGCATCCAAAAAACTCTTTGAATTTCTCAAAAAAAATAAAGATATTATCTAA
- the eno gene encoding phosphopyruvate hydratase: MPVIASVYAREVIDSRGNPTVEVEVVTESGAFGRAIVPSGASTGEREALELRDGDKARFLGKGVLKAVKNVNDVIAPEIVGMLVDDQIGIDKKMIELDGTEYKSKLGANAMLGVSLAVARAAADYYGMPLYRYLGGPNSKKLPVPMMNVLNGGVHADSSVDFQEFMIMPVGAPSLKEAVRWGAETFNALRKILKDRGDVTSVGDEGGFAPRGLTSNEEPLQLLVEAIKKAGFVPGKDIFIAMDPASSEFYDAEEKVYNLKRSGQGKKTTDEMVDMYADFAEKYPIISLEDGLAESDWEGWKKLTDRLGKKIQLVGDDLFVTNPKIIAEGIKKGVANSVLIKLNQIGTLTETLDAMEKAMRAGYTCVVSHRSGETEDTTIADLAVALNAGQIKTGSLSRTDRIAKYNQLIRIEDELDDEAIYPGMSAFYNIHK; encoded by the coding sequence ATGCCAGTTATTGCTAGTGTCTATGCACGCGAAGTTATTGATAGCCGTGGTAATCCAACGGTTGAAGTTGAAGTTGTCACGGAAAGTGGTGCCTTTGGTCGGGCGATTGTCCCCAGTGGCGCGAGTACCGGTGAACGGGAAGCTCTTGAATTACGAGATGGTGACAAGGCTCGTTTCTTAGGAAAAGGTGTCCTTAAAGCAGTAAAAAATGTAAATGATGTCATCGCTCCGGAAATTGTCGGCATGCTAGTTGATGATCAGATTGGTATCGACAAGAAAATGATTGAACTTGATGGTACGGAATATAAATCTAAATTGGGGGCTAATGCAATGCTCGGGGTTTCACTCGCAGTTGCCAGGGCGGCCGCCGATTATTACGGAATGCCTTTATACCGCTATCTTGGCGGACCGAACTCTAAAAAACTTCCGGTCCCAATGATGAACGTTTTAAATGGTGGTGTTCACGCCGATAGTTCCGTTGATTTCCAAGAATTTATGATTATGCCCGTCGGTGCTCCTTCATTAAAGGAAGCCGTTCGGTGGGGAGCTGAAACCTTTAATGCTTTACGGAAAATTCTTAAAGATCGGGGCGATGTTACTTCGGTTGGCGATGAGGGCGGATTTGCTCCTCGGGGTTTAACTAGTAATGAAGAACCGCTTCAACTTCTTGTGGAAGCAATTAAAAAAGCTGGATTTGTTCCTGGAAAAGATATCTTTATTGCCATGGATCCAGCTTCAAGTGAATTCTATGACGCCGAAGAAAAGGTTTATAACTTAAAGCGGTCTGGCCAAGGAAAGAAAACCACTGACGAGATGGTTGATATGTATGCCGACTTTGCCGAAAAGTATCCAATAATTTCTTTGGAAGATGGACTGGCTGAGAGCGATTGGGAAGGATGGAAGAAGCTTACCGACCGTCTGGGCAAGAAGATTCAACTCGTGGGTGATGATTTGTTCGTTACCAATCCGAAAATTATTGCTGAAGGAATTAAAAAAGGCGTTGCCAACTCAGTTTTAATCAAACTAAATCAAATTGGCACGTTAACCGAAACCCTTGATGCAATGGAAAAAGCCATGCGGGCCGGTTATACATGTGTTGTTTCCCATCGTTCAGGTGAAACTGAAGATACAACGATTGCTGATCTTGCCGTGGCTTTAAATGCCGGTCAAATTAAAACCGGTTCATTATCAAGAACCGATCGGATTGCTAAATACAATCAATTAATTCGTATCGAAGACGAACTTGATGATGAAGCCATCTATCCAGGAATGAGTGCTTTCTATAACATTCATAAGTAA
- a CDS encoding methylglyoxal synthase, with product MRIALIAHDKKKIAMMGLAMKYRTTLAQHELYATGTTGQLVMEQTGLKVHCMKSGPLGGDQQIGSMIADAQLDLVLFLRDPLTAQPHEPDVSALLRLCDVINIPLATNMASAEIMLTALSRQEIICQKTIPQDRSSHK from the coding sequence ATGCGTATTGCCTTAATTGCCCACGACAAGAAAAAAATAGCGATGATGGGTTTAGCGATGAAATATCGCACGACCTTGGCGCAACATGAATTGTATGCCACGGGCACGACCGGTCAATTGGTGATGGAGCAAACTGGACTAAAGGTTCATTGTATGAAATCGGGGCCACTCGGAGGAGATCAGCAAATTGGCTCGATGATTGCCGATGCTCAATTGGACTTAGTTTTATTTTTACGTGATCCCTTGACGGCGCAGCCGCACGAACCCGATGTTTCGGCTCTTCTTCGCCTTTGTGATGTGATTAATATTCCTTTGGCAACCAATATGGCTAGTGCAGAAATTATGCTTACGGCTTTATCTCGGCAGGAAATAATCTGCCAAAAAACCATTCCGCAAGATCGCAGTTCTCATAAGTAA
- a CDS encoding NUDIX domain-containing protein, giving the protein MEEIILTNMCLVYDDSSGRALFLLRTKKDWPGLTLPGGHVEEKEDLEDAIKREVYEETGLKISHPELVGVYSWTTFGLHRRDLTLLYRTDKYEGELNSSNEGQVIWLTMDEIKKYPLSNDFSVLTDILFQGLSFRPNI; this is encoded by the coding sequence ATGGAAGAAATCATTCTCACAAATATGTGCTTGGTATATGATGATAGCAGCGGAAGAGCCCTCTTTCTTTTGCGAACGAAAAAAGATTGGCCCGGTTTGACGCTCCCCGGTGGTCATGTTGAAGAAAAAGAGGACTTAGAGGATGCAATCAAGCGCGAAGTGTACGAAGAAACGGGATTGAAGATTTCCCATCCCGAGTTGGTTGGGGTCTACTCTTGGACAACTTTTGGTCTTCATCGACGGGATTTAACGCTTTTATATCGTACCGATAAGTACGAGGGGGAATTAAACTCTTCAAATGAGGGGCAAGTTATTTGGCTAACGATGGATGAGATAAAAAAATATCCATTAAGTAATGATTTTTCGGTGCTAACGGACATTCTTTTTCAAGGATTAAGTTTTCGCCCGAACATATAA
- a CDS encoding GtrA family protein, whose translation MLIQFRYMQTNSNRKSWIQFIKFLLFSISAGVIQASSFALLDIITPWSYWPCYLISLLLSVLWNFTFNRRFTFKDSSNVPLSMVLVILFYAVFTPLSTWWGYELDTLGWDYYVILAMTMAINFITEFFYDKYVVFRHQQDKNSLLADEQES comes from the coding sequence ATGCTAATTCAATTCCGTTATATGCAAACAAATAGTAACAGAAAATCCTGGATTCAATTTATTAAGTTTTTGCTCTTTTCGATTAGTGCGGGAGTGATTCAAGCATCGAGTTTTGCGCTACTGGATATTATCACGCCCTGGAGTTATTGGCCATGTTATCTTATTTCACTGCTATTATCCGTTTTATGGAATTTTACTTTTAATCGGCGTTTTACCTTCAAAGACAGCTCCAATGTTCCGCTTTCAATGGTTTTAGTTATTCTATTTTATGCGGTTTTCACTCCCTTATCCACCTGGTGGGGATATGAACTGGATACTCTAGGGTGGGACTATTATGTTATCTTGGCGATGACAATGGCGATAAATTTCATAACGGAGTTCTTCTATGATAAATATGTGGTTTTTCGTCATCAGCAAGATAAAAACTCACTTCTAGCCGATGAACAGGAGTCATAA
- a CDS encoding 3'-5' exonuclease yields the protein MKFKDIFNDYQEIITLDTETTGLDFTQNQIIELGVVRYKVLDNELVFVQELNELIKLPPEETLSPEIVKLTGITDEDLLKKGIFMSEAAKKLYAILTPSEDKNILFIAYNAAFDMAFVRSLFARFLVDFESLPIDFLDVLTIYKDRAEYPHKLKDAIAHYQLEDKVINSHRASDDAKAALAVLLAMADEKNDISRYINLFGFNPKYTPMATFQKVISCPQNANSIPLYANK from the coding sequence ATGAAATTTAAGGATATTTTTAACGACTATCAAGAAATAATTACCCTTGATACCGAGACCACGGGTTTAGATTTTACACAAAACCAGATTATTGAGTTAGGTGTGGTCAGATATAAAGTCCTTGATAATGAACTTGTTTTTGTTCAAGAATTAAACGAGCTAATTAAACTCCCGCCGGAAGAAACCCTATCCCCGGAAATCGTAAAATTGACGGGGATCACCGATGAAGACTTATTAAAAAAAGGCATTTTTATGAGCGAGGCGGCCAAGAAACTTTACGCTATTTTAACGCCATCCGAAGACAAAAACATTCTCTTCATTGCTTATAATGCCGCTTTTGATATGGCTTTTGTGCGGAGCCTGTTTGCCCGTTTTTTAGTTGATTTTGAAAGTTTACCAATCGATTTTTTAGATGTTCTAACCATCTATAAGGATCGGGCCGAATACCCGCATAAATTGAAGGACGCCATTGCCCATTATCAACTTGAAGACAAAGTTATCAATTCGCATCGGGCAAGTGATGACGCCAAAGCTGCGCTCGCCGTTTTACTGGCGATGGCCGATGAAAAAAATGATATCAGCCGATATATCAATTTATTTGGATTCAATCCCAAATATACTCCGATGGCGACTTTTCAAAAAGTGATCAGTTGCCCACAAAATGCTAATTCAATTCCGTTATATGCAAACAAATAG
- a CDS encoding zinc ribbon domain-containing protein, with amino-acid sequence MEQKKFVSEEQYKKYRKRLIIILIVSFLVGLPLVIFGIINVINFDFIGIFLIFLGAIFSFLVPFGIGGLLLQRPLMAYSASASAPVINEGAEAFSPAIKTVSRSVMEGIDSLNNERKEVDPKNYGFCDNCGHKLDDDDVFCPVCGKKVR; translated from the coding sequence ATGGAACAGAAAAAATTTGTCAGTGAAGAACAGTATAAAAAATATCGCAAACGCTTGATTATTATTCTTATTGTTTCCTTTCTTGTCGGTCTTCCATTGGTCATTTTTGGAATTATCAATGTTATAAATTTCGATTTTATCGGCATTTTTCTTATCTTTTTGGGGGCGATATTTTCGTTTCTAGTTCCGTTTGGAATCGGAGGTCTACTTCTACAAAGACCATTGATGGCTTACTCTGCGAGCGCCTCGGCTCCGGTAATCAATGAGGGAGCGGAAGCTTTTTCTCCGGCGATTAAGACGGTATCTCGTTCGGTGATGGAGGGAATTGATTCGCTTAACAATGAGCGAAAGGAAGTTGATCCCAAAAATTATGGATTCTGTGACAACTGCGGACATAAATTAGATGATGACGATGTTTTTTGTCCGGTTTGCGGAAAGAAGGTTCGCTGA
- a CDS encoding C1 family peptidase, translating to MINEKDLKKLNTSFRHKPVSLAMETVLFKTAINDASRVMKKHADNQFRFSIDLKTLPVTNQKQSGRCWIFSALNFLREETAHITNVSNIELSQNYIAFYDKLEKINFFLETIIDLKDREVDDRLLQFILQTSIQDGGQWTMFANLVKKYGVVPQDAMPETIASSATSMVNNLIDRRLKKFAAEVREPNANVAKLKEKALDELYSLLASTFGQPPVKFDFEYVDKDGKYHFERNLNAHSFYDKFVGINLNDYVSLINSPTDDKPFYHRFVIDYLNNVIEGDAVTHLNLPLSEFKKTIVSQLKDQTPVWFGSDVALYGARDEGIWDDEQYAYQDLFGLDLTDTKAHRLDYRASAMNHAMLLTGVNLVNDSPTKWKIENSWGDKSGDKGYYLASGSWFDQFAYQAVVHKKYLTAEAKSALDTDVIHLKPWDPMGTLAD from the coding sequence ATGATAAATGAAAAAGACCTAAAAAAATTGAATACTAGTTTTCGTCATAAGCCGGTTTCATTGGCAATGGAGACTGTTCTTTTTAAGACTGCCATTAATGATGCCAGCCGGGTGATGAAAAAACATGCCGATAATCAATTCCGTTTTTCGATTGATTTGAAAACCTTACCGGTTACTAACCAAAAGCAAAGTGGAAGATGCTGGATATTTTCCGCTTTAAATTTCTTACGGGAAGAAACCGCTCATATTACCAATGTGAGTAATATTGAGTTATCGCAGAATTACATAGCTTTTTATGACAAATTAGAGAAGATCAATTTCTTTCTTGAAACTATTATTGATTTGAAAGACCGTGAAGTTGATGACAGATTGCTTCAGTTCATCCTTCAGACCTCAATCCAAGATGGCGGTCAATGGACGATGTTTGCTAATTTAGTTAAAAAATATGGCGTGGTTCCACAAGATGCCATGCCGGAAACGATTGCCAGTTCGGCAACTTCCATGGTGAATAACCTCATTGATCGGCGGTTGAAAAAATTCGCTGCCGAAGTAAGAGAACCGAATGCCAATGTCGCCAAACTAAAAGAAAAGGCTCTTGATGAACTATATTCATTATTGGCCAGCACATTTGGCCAACCCCCGGTTAAGTTTGATTTTGAATATGTGGACAAAGATGGTAAATACCATTTTGAACGCAATCTAAACGCCCATAGTTTCTACGACAAATTTGTCGGCATTAATCTTAACGATTACGTCAGTTTAATTAATTCACCCACCGACGATAAGCCCTTTTACCATCGCTTTGTGATTGATTATTTGAATAATGTCATCGAAGGTGATGCGGTTACGCATTTAAATTTGCCTTTATCTGAATTTAAGAAGACAATCGTCAGTCAGCTGAAGGATCAAACTCCTGTTTGGTTTGGAAGCGATGTCGCCCTTTACGGCGCGCGCGACGAAGGAATTTGGGATGATGAACAATACGCCTATCAAGACCTTTTCGGCCTTGATTTGACCGATACCAAAGCCCATCGCCTCGATTATCGGGCGAGTGCGATGAACCATGCGATGCTTTTAACCGGCGTTAATTTGGTCAACGATTCCCCGACCAAGTGGAAAATTGAAAACTCGTGGGGTGATAAAAGCGGGGACAAGGGATATTACCTTGCATCCGGCAGTTGGTTTGATCAATTTGCCTATCAGGCGGTTGTTCATAAGAAATACCTTACCGCCGAAGCTAAATCGGCGCTTGATACCGATGTAATCCATCTCAAGCCCTGGGATCCGATGGGAACTTTGGCCGATTAG
- a CDS encoding superoxide dismutase, with amino-acid sequence MFKQVELKYEFDALEPFIDALTMETHYLKHHAGYTKNLNAALATVNNASDDIVDLLSHLEKLPKEVQTAVRNNGGGYYNHNLYFASLAAHAKKAPTGKLFDKIGATFGSVDALKEQLTNAATKQFGSGWAWLSKNKNGDLKVSSSPNQDNPLMETQGEWTPILGIDVWEHAYYLKHRNLRGDYIKDFFEVLDWQVVEDNYSK; translated from the coding sequence ATGTTTAAACAAGTTGAATTAAAATATGAATTTGATGCTCTCGAACCATTTATTGATGCTTTGACCATGGAGACCCATTATCTAAAGCATCACGCCGGGTACACCAAGAATTTGAATGCCGCATTAGCGACGGTGAATAATGCCAGTGATGATATCGTGGATTTACTGTCTCATCTTGAAAAACTGCCGAAGGAAGTTCAAACTGCGGTTCGCAATAACGGGGGTGGCTATTATAATCATAACCTCTATTTTGCCTCTTTAGCCGCCCATGCCAAAAAAGCTCCGACCGGCAAGCTTTTCGATAAGATCGGCGCTACATTTGGAAGTGTCGACGCTCTCAAAGAACAATTGACCAATGCCGCTACAAAGCAGTTCGGCTCCGGCTGGGCCTGGCTATCGAAAAATAAAAATGGAGACTTAAAAGTTTCGAGTTCCCCTAACCAGGATAATCCTTTGATGGAAACCCAAGGCGAATGGACGCCGATTCTTGGCATCGATGTCTGGGAACACGCCTATTATTTAAAGCATCGCAATCTACGCGGTGATTACATTAAAGACTTCTTTGAAGTTCTCGATTGGCAAGTAGTCGAAGATAATTACAGTAAATAA
- a CDS encoding DUF1097 domain-containing protein yields MKINRSLLFAAVGIALVAAVWQVLAIFVGNTSIGVNYPAVQAIGIPAFLGWASYYIAGGKFSTQIKATITNLSGTFWGVVMMAIIVFFASRGWNQYLGGGLALLVGAFFIVFQAHIKYIGNIPLMFMGSTAFFAVYNGQWIESIIVVIIGLFCGGFLGLFGQKIGEFLDEKVFKKTGK; encoded by the coding sequence ATGAAAATCAATCGCAGTCTACTTTTTGCGGCAGTTGGTATTGCTCTTGTTGCCGCGGTCTGGCAGGTTTTGGCAATTTTTGTCGGTAATACAAGTATCGGGGTTAATTATCCCGCGGTTCAGGCAATTGGCATTCCCGCCTTCCTAGGGTGGGCAAGTTACTATATTGCCGGAGGAAAATTTTCCACCCAAATCAAAGCTACGATAACCAATTTATCCGGCACATTTTGGGGAGTGGTTATGATGGCGATTATCGTCTTTTTCGCTAGCAGGGGCTGGAACCAATATTTGGGCGGAGGCCTGGCTCTATTAGTCGGTGCTTTCTTCATTGTTTTTCAGGCTCATATCAAGTATATCGGCAACATTCCTTTGATGTTCATGGGCTCAACGGCCTTCTTTGCCGTGTATAATGGTCAATGGATTGAATCGATAATCGTCGTTATTATCGGACTGTTCTGCGGGGGTTTCCTTGGCTTATTCGGCCAAAAAATCGGCGAGTTCCTCGACGAAAAAGTTTTCAAGAAAACTGGCAAATAA